In Malus sylvestris chromosome 16, drMalSylv7.2, whole genome shotgun sequence, the following are encoded in one genomic region:
- the LOC126609309 gene encoding uncharacterized protein LOC126609309 codes for MQMESGRAKLLCTMEKGSHLTFCFLIWILFQDITTLLLDTKAFKNTIDLFVERYKDKEISVVAAVEARGFIFGPPIALAIGAKFVPLRKPKKLPDKMDMQWIHNHNRCVVEYLDGIDEFIEFATTHNLGSTHIRCPCRRCNNSIWETFENVRFHLVRNGMMETYTTWYHHGERLDQASSSYVTQVETVESNVDPNEQVMNILNDVYPYASSNTNQEEGEGGDDSRPTMDSEAFKNYEKLLKNAKQELYLGCENFSVLTAIVELMHGKIKFRLSNKCFDYFLGVIKRMLPKENCLPEDHKENKSLDKCPICNEPRFKMTSQNRKIKIPQKVMRYLPLKPRLQRLYMSMHTATDMRWHKEGRVNDDVMRHPADGDAWKEFDRMYPDFAADSRNVRLGLAADGFNPFGVLNQTHSTWPVVVFPYDLPPWKCMKKEYMMLTLLITEDSRKSIDIYLRPLVDELKDLWENGVHTYDKYIGQMFTMRAAVMWTVNDFPAYAMVSRWMTKGYLACPICKENVTSSWHARKVCYLGHRRWLP; via the exons GTTCCAGGATATTACCACATTGCTTCTAGATACCAAGGCCTTCAAGAATACTATTGATTTGTTTGTTGAGAGGTACAAAGACAAAGAAATCTCTGTTGTTGCAG CTGTTGAAGCTAGAGGTTTTATATTTGGCCCTCCTATTGCCTTGGCCATTGGGGCAAAATTTGTGCCCTTGAGGAAGCCAAAGAAGTTGCCTG ACAAAATGGACATGCAGTGGATACATAATCATAACAGATGTGTTGTTGAGTACTTGGATGGAATAGATGAGTTCATTGAATTCGCAACTACACACAACCTAGGTTCAACTCATATTCGATGTCCGtgtaggaggtgtaacaacTCAATATGGGAGACATTCGAGAATgttcgatttcatttagtaagaAATGGGATGATGGAGACCTATACTACTTGGTATCATCATGGAGAACGATTAGACCAAGCTTCGTCTTCATACGTGACACAAGTGGAAACTGTTGAATCTAATGtggatcctaatgaacaagtTATGAATATTCTAAATGACGTTTATCCATACGCCTCGAGCAACACCAATCAGGAAGAGGGAGAAGGCGGAGATGACAGTCGTCCAACCATGGACagtgaggcattcaaaaactaCGAAAAACTATTGAAAAATGCCAAGCAAGAATTATATCTGGGTTGCGAGAACTTTTCAGTGCTCACAGCAATTGTGGAGTTGATGCATGGCAAGATCAAGTTTCGTTTGTCAAACAAgtgttttgattactttttgggAGTTATCAAGAGGATGCTTCCAAAGGAGAATTGTTTACCTGAAGATCATAAA GAGAACAAATCGTTGGATAAATGCCCTATCTGCAATGAGCCGAGGTTTAAAATGACATCACAGAATAGAAAGATCAAGATTCCACAAAAAGTAATGCGTTATCTTCCATTGAAGCCTAGGTTGCAACGATTGTACATGTCGATGCATACCGCAACCGACATGAGATGGCATAAAGAAGGACGGGTAAATGATGATGTTATGAGGCATCCTGCAGATGGAGACGCATGGAAAGAATTTGATCGGATGTACCCTGATTTTGCAGCTGACTCGCGCAACGTCAGATTGGGACTTGCCGCCGATGGATTTAATCCGTTCGGGGTTTTAAACCAAACCCACAGCACTTGGCCGGTCGTCGTGTTTCCTTATGATCTGCCACCTTGGAAgtgcatgaaaaaagaatacatgatgTTGACTCTATTAATTACCGAAGATTCAAGAAAGTCCATTGATATTTATTTGCGGCCGTTGGTTGATGAGCTAAAAGATTTATGGGAAAACGGTGTTCATACATATGATAAATATATTGGGCAAATGTTCACCATGCGAGCAGCAGTGATGTGGACAGTAAACGATTTTCCTGCGTATGCAATGGTTTCTAGGTGGATGACTAAGGGTTATTTGGCATGTCCAATATGCAAGGAGAACGTAACATCGTCTTGGCATGCAAGAAAAGTTTGTTATCTTGGTCATCGTAGATGGCTCCCTTAG